One region of Camelina sativa cultivar DH55 chromosome 6, Cs, whole genome shotgun sequence genomic DNA includes:
- the LOC104792032 gene encoding probable glycosyltransferase STELLO2: MLVQDRVAPPKPPKSRIRELPPSHRFAEPKNLDFFSSWVSENVYRVVIFFIFIVTVAAFFFLYKTTDTASLLCFQSQSTQSIQSLTRPQINWNSIQIVSDKASPYASFRTEKWVVVSVTKYPTEELKGLVKIKGWQVLAIGNSLTPKDWDLKGAIFLSLDAQSELNYRILDHLPYDSFVRKSVGYLFAIQHGAKKIYDADDRGEVIDGDLGKHFDVELVGEYARQEPILQYSHENPNRTVVNPYIHFGQRSVWPRGLPLENVGEINHEEYYTEVFGGKQFIQQGISNGLPDVDSVYYFTRKTTFEPFDIRFDEHSPKVALPQGMMVPVNSFNTLYHSSAFWGLMLPVSVSSMASDVIRGYWGQRLLWELGGYVAVYPPTVHRYDRVEAYPFSDEKDLHVNVGRLIKCLLAWRSDKHRFFETILDLSFVMAEQGFWTELDVKFTAAWLQDLLMVGYQQPRLMSLELDRPRATIGHGDRKEFVPRKLPSVHLGVEEIGTVSSEIGNLIRWRKNFGNVVLVMFCNGPVERTALEWRLLYGRIFKTVVILSSRKNSDLYVQEAKLDHIYKRLPKIFDRYSSADGFLFVEDDTVLNYWNLLQADKTKLWTTDKVKESWTTVKPSGNADWYSVQVELVKKIVGTMPVHFQVNYKEATKKNDDTILTMCSSEVFYVPKRLVSDFTDLVNLVGDMDLHYKVAVPMFFLSMDSPQNFDPVLGSMVYKSEPASLNTSLSLYSAEAPAVHPWSISSEQDFIKLVREMAVGDPLLMELV, from the exons ATGTTGGTTCAAGATCGTGTGGCTCCTCCTAAGCCACCAAAATCTCGGATCAGAGAGCTTCCTCCTAGCCATAGATTCGCTGAACCCAAAAACCTAGATTTCTTCTCGTCGTGGGTTTCAGAGAATGTCTACAGAGTCgtaatcttcttcatcttcatcgtcaccgttgctgctttcttcttcctttacaaAACCACCGACACTGCttctctcctctgtttccaaTCCCAATCAACTCAATCGATTCAATCCCTCACCCGTCCTCAAATCAACTGGAACTCGATCCAAATCGTCTCCGACAAAGCCTCACCTTACGCTAGCTTCCGTACGGAGAAATGGGTCGTCGTGTCGGTGACCAAGTACCCAACGGAGGAGCTCAAAGGTTTGGTTAAGATTAAAGGATGGCAAGTTCTAGCCATCGGTAACTCTCTAACTCCTAAAGATTGGGATCTCAAAG GTGCGATTTTTCTATCTCTAGATGCTCAATCTGAGCTTAATTACCGGATTTTGGATCATCTCCCTTATGATTCGTTCGTACGCAAAAGTGTCGGTTACTTGTTCGCGATTCAGCACGGTGCGAAGAAGATCTACGATGCGGATGATCGTGGTGAAGTGATTGATGGAGATCTTGGCAAACATTTTGATGTTGAGTTGGTTGGAGAATACGCTAGGCAAGAACCAATCTTGCAGTATAGTCACGAGAACCCGAATCGAACTGTGGTGAATCCTTATATCCATTTCGGGCAAAGATCGGTTTGGCCTAGAGGTTTGCCGTTGGAGAACGTAGGTGAGATCAATCACGAGGAGTATTACACTGAGGTGTTTGGTGGTAAACAGTTTATACAGCAAGGGATTTCAAACGGTTTACCTGATGTTGACTCTGTGTATTACTTCACTAGGAAGACTACTTTTGAACCTTTTGATATCAGATTCGATGAGCACTCTCCTAAAGTGGCCTTGCCTCAAGGTATGATGGTGCCTGTGAATTCGTTTAACACGTTGTACCATTCATCAGCGTTTTGGGGTTTAATGCTTCCTGTTTCGGTTAGTTCCATGGCTTCGGATGTGATTAGAGGTTATTGGGGACAGAGGCTTTTATGGGAGCTTGGTGGTTATGTTGCTGTTTATCCACCAACTGTTCACCGGTATGATCGTGTTGAAGCTTACCCTTTCTCTGATGAGAAAGATCTCCATGTTAATGTAGGTCGTTTGATCAAATGCTTGCTTGCTTGGAGATCAGATAAGCATAGGTTCTTCGAGACGATTCTTGATTTGAGCTTTGTTATGGCTGAACAAGGGTTTTGGACTGAACTCGACGTTAAGTTCACTGCTGCTTGGCTACAGGATTTGCTTATGGTCGGATACCAACAGCCTCGGTTAATGTCACTTGAGTTGGACCGCCCACGAGCAACCATCGGTCATGGGGATAGGAAAGAGTTTGTTCCTAGGAAATTGCCTTCGGTTCACCTCGGAGTCGAGGAGATAGGCACAGTGAGCTCTGAAATTGGGAATTTAATCAGGTGGAGGAAGAATTTTGGGAATGTAGTGCTTGTAATGTTTTGTAACGGACCTGTGGAACGCACTGCTCTTGAGTGGAGGTTACTTTACGGGCGGATATTCAAAACTGTGGTCATTTTGTCCTCTCGGAAAAACTCTGACCTTTACGTCCAAGAAGCTAAACTCGATCACATTTACAA GCGGCTACCAAAGATATTTGATAGGTACAGCAGCGCAgatgggtttttgtttgttgaagatGACACAGTTCTTAATTACTGGAATTTACTTCAAGCGGACAAAACTAAGCTTTGGACTACAGACAAG GTAAAGGAGTCGTGGACGACAGTGAAACCATCTGGGAATGCTGACTGGTATTCGGTTCAGGTGGAATTAGTAAAGAAAATTGTTGGTACAATGCCGGTTCATTTCCAAGTCAATTACAAGGAAGCCACAAAGAAGAACGATGACACAATCTTAACCATGTGCAGCTCGGAAGTGTTCTATGTCCCAAAACGGCTTGTGTCAGACTTTACAGATCTTGTTAATCTCGTGGGCGATATGGATTTGCATTATAAAGTGGCTGTGCCAATGTTCTTCCTATCGATGGATTCGCCTCAGAATTTTGACCCGGTTCTAGGTTCAATGGTATATAAGTCAGAACCAGCTTCGTTAAACACTTCTTTGAGTTTGTATTCTGCAGAAGCACCTGCGGTTCATCCTTGGAGTATCTCAAGCGAACAAGATTTCATCAAACTGGTTCGGGAGATGGCTGTAGGCGATCCGCTTTTGATGGAATTGGTATAA
- the LOC104792035 gene encoding uncharacterized protein LOC104792035 isoform X1, translated as MAEYPSAIERAVASSLLVLSYGPVFFSPTRSESEEESSYVRKWCDEGSSNLNLKLGSSGSRSCGSALSSDGSFGKIEDRGFKINYTGDPFQLVNFKTARKRRSQVIWGSFNFKPTQLMMNPACDLLSTSSVDSKDESCLSTGSSEVSSIESRIKVGNQRSNEKLRGERKKMKDSSSRSSSIRRRAKDILEFLSSESSSEVHIRQILGDSPDTSKALRMLLKMSEVKRFGTGGRLDPFIYKIA; from the exons aTGGCGGAGTATCCTTCTGCGATTGAGAGAGCGGTTGCGTCGTCTCTTCTTGTCCTTTCTTATGGACCTGTGTTCTTCTCACCTACGAG GTCGGAATCTGAAGAGGAATCGAGCTATGTGAGGAAGTGGTGTGACGAAGGAAGCTCGAACCTGAACTTGAAGTTAGGATCTAGCGGATCGAGATCTTGTGGCTCGGCTTTGTCCAGCGACGGTTCGTTTGGGAAGATTGAAGATCGTGGattcaaaatcaattatactGGAGATCCGTTTCAACTGGTGAATTTCAAG ACAGCGAGGAAACGCCGATCTCAGGTTATCTGGGGATCCTTCAATTTCAAGCCGACACAGTTGATGATGAATCCTGCGTGTGATCTTCTCTCGACATCCTCAGTTGATTCCAAAGATGAATCGTGTCTGTCAACTGGTTCAAGTGAGGTTTCCAGCATAGAAAGCAGAATCAAAGTCGGGAATCAGAGAAGCAATGAGAAGCTAAGaggagaaaggaagaagatgaaagatagTAGCAGCAGGTCGAGTTCCATTCGCCGTAGAGCCAAAGATATCTTGGAGTTTCTTTCCTCAGagtcttcttctgaagttcatATCCGTCAGATTCTCGGCGACAGTCCTGATACCAGCAAAGCTCTCAGAAT GTTATTGAAGATGTCGGAAGTGAAGAGGTTTGGCACAGGAGGAAGACTTGATCCCTTTATTTACAAG ATTGCATGA
- the LOC104792035 gene encoding uncharacterized protein LOC104792035 isoform X2 has product MAEYPSAIERAVASSLLVLSYGPVFFSPTRSESEEESSYVRKWCDEGSSNLNLKLGSSGSRSCGSALSSDGSFGKIEDRGFKINYTGDPFQLVNFKTARKRRSQVIWGSFNFKPTQLMMNPACDLLSTSSVDSKDESCLSTGSSEVSSIESRIKVGNQRSNEKLRGERKKMKDSSSRSSSIRRRAKDILEFLSSESSSEVHIRQILGDSPDTSKALRMLLKMSEVKRFGTGGRLDPFIYKV; this is encoded by the exons aTGGCGGAGTATCCTTCTGCGATTGAGAGAGCGGTTGCGTCGTCTCTTCTTGTCCTTTCTTATGGACCTGTGTTCTTCTCACCTACGAG GTCGGAATCTGAAGAGGAATCGAGCTATGTGAGGAAGTGGTGTGACGAAGGAAGCTCGAACCTGAACTTGAAGTTAGGATCTAGCGGATCGAGATCTTGTGGCTCGGCTTTGTCCAGCGACGGTTCGTTTGGGAAGATTGAAGATCGTGGattcaaaatcaattatactGGAGATCCGTTTCAACTGGTGAATTTCAAG ACAGCGAGGAAACGCCGATCTCAGGTTATCTGGGGATCCTTCAATTTCAAGCCGACACAGTTGATGATGAATCCTGCGTGTGATCTTCTCTCGACATCCTCAGTTGATTCCAAAGATGAATCGTGTCTGTCAACTGGTTCAAGTGAGGTTTCCAGCATAGAAAGCAGAATCAAAGTCGGGAATCAGAGAAGCAATGAGAAGCTAAGaggagaaaggaagaagatgaaagatagTAGCAGCAGGTCGAGTTCCATTCGCCGTAGAGCCAAAGATATCTTGGAGTTTCTTTCCTCAGagtcttcttctgaagttcatATCCGTCAGATTCTCGGCGACAGTCCTGATACCAGCAAAGCTCTCAGAAT GTTATTGAAGATGTCGGAAGTGAAGAGGTTTGGCACAGGAGGAAGACTTGATCCCTTTATTTACAAGGTATGA
- the LOC109133495 gene encoding uncharacterized protein LOC109133495, translated as MGKYTEMLDLGVRIAARFHSHCPQTARLYYHPPSDGHHHHGITDLIGGGGVFGSGQDSTGLVGGLGSGTSGVVGCGVKSSQGYDDARDLLLFSVV; from the coding sequence ATGGGGAAATACACGGAGATGTTGGACCTCGGAGTGAGAATCGCGGCGAGGTTTCATTCACACTGTCCTCAGACGGCTCGTCTCTATTACCATCCTCCATCAGACGGCCATCACCATCACGGAATCACAGATTTGATCGGAGGTGGTGGGGTTTTTGGTTCGGGTCAAGATTCGACCGGTTTGGTTGGTGGTTTAGGATCCGGAACTAGTGGTGTTGTTGGTTGCGGTGTCAAATCTTCTCAGGGATATGACGACGCCAGGGATCTCTTGTTATTCTctgttgtttga
- the LOC104699180 gene encoding uncharacterized protein At3g60930, chloroplastic-like, whose protein sequence is MAGTSDPSFSPESENEQLIRRTSRRVAQIGESSRSGSEIQSLLTRCSAGAPSSQTLPPAHHEDRNNKLTHDVLAQEEDRFAPLGISIEDIDPLLDHKGRIGGDKSLSSIKTVNDMLNSCGLFNNNVTILIPQADQRPWNPPEGYICLYEGYFTECRLLFPIPALISLYAQRRRIAICQFVPGAICNFMAALTIAAEVGVNIGVRCFEQLSNFKSSKSPNRWEVNMRPAHNFLAGQRVSKFKKWANHYFYVCVDQYSLVNPLGIHRRVWNENPDRPFCATRLAPDYHSVRNALLSGNDRRWEFITRICVEKAMGEPRTIFPSFASSLGRTAEPAGSHVIESDSLQIVRRETQAAIKADIDPPQDRSDVDPVQDQTVVDPTRASEEDVDTVDVAKGDTPPLALGNADPPIDEEDVPRLGAEPKRKKRKHKKKAPQPAASRKRSAKDARLESADRFRLARENDKTDRFAFEYFGDTPLVTSRDVSGEFFRTLKISSRILPSADELEFHQAFLDVAESHLMTAARMNTLTQLYDRRVKSDKKSGFELEKVKECAEQIRVASKAKDERIKELEALLAEKDGVITESELRIGKLDSRALILEREKSELQGACNELNIKLDFEVKRLRRDCLEKVERTAKKAQTRLNKETVQYLIEKGAVIPEEQIAEIDTNKAKAEETIQAIEVLELNENDLAMSPDQLGYGLLHPRTLAPDSVYHPYGSNAESFQADLTGALDANL, encoded by the exons ATGGCAGGCACTTCGGATCCCTCTTTTTCACCGGAAAGCGAAAACGAACAATTAATTCGTCGCACCTCCAGACGCGTCGCACAGATCGGAGAATCCAGTAGATCGGGCTCCGAAATCCAATCTCTTCTAACTCGCTGCTCAGCTGGAGCGCCATCATCACAGACTCTTCCACCAGCTCATCATGAAGACAGGAATAACAAACTGACTCACGATGTATTGGCGCAAGAAGAAGACCGATTCGCGCCTTTAGGAATCTCAATCGAAGATATCGATCCTTTGTTAGATCATAAAGGACGAATTGGAGGCGATAAGAGTTTGAGTTCGATCAAAACCGTGAACGATATGCTGAACTCATGTGGTCTATTTAACAACAACGTCACAATTCTGATCCCTCAAGCCGACCAGCGCCCCTGGAATCCGCCGGAAGGGTACATATGCTTGTACGAGGGTTATTTTACTGAATGTCGCCTCCTATTTCCAATCCCAGCGCTGATATCGCTCTATGCCCAGAGACGCAGGATAGCGATCTGCCAGTTTGTCCCTGGAGCCATTTGTAACTTCATGGCTGCCCTTACCATTGCGGCCGAAGTCGGAGTTAACATTGGAGTTCGGTGTTTTGAGCAACTGTCAAACTTCAAATCATCAAAGAGTCCGAATCGTTGGGAAGTGAATATGAGACCGGCGCACAATTTCCTTGCTGGTCAAAGAGTTTCCAAATTCAAGAAGTGGGCGAACCACTACTTTTATGTCTGTGTCGATCAGTACTCGCTTGTCAATCCGTTGGGTATCcatcggagagtgtggaatgaaaatcctg ATCGTCCATTCTGCGCCACACGTCTAGCTCCGGACTATCACTCTGTCAGGAACGCTCTACTATCCGGGAACGATCGTCGGTGGGAATTTATTACCCGTATCTGCGTTGAAAAAGCGATGGGCGAACCCAGGACAATATTCCCAAGTTTCGCGAGTTCGCTGGGACGAACTGCGGAGCCAGCTGGTTCACATGTCATTGAATCCGACAGTCTCCAGATCGTTCGCCGGGAAACCCAGGCAGCCATCAAAGCCGATATAGACCCTCCTCAGGACCGATCTGACGTTGATCCTGTTCAGGATCAGACCGTCGTCGATCCCACTCGGGCTTCCGAAGAAGACGTCGACACTGTCGATGTTGCTAAAGGCGACACTCCTCCCCTAGCCTTAGGGAATGCCGACCCTCCGatcgatgaagaagatgttccTCGGCTTGGAGCTGAAccgaaaaggaagaagaggaaacacaaaaagaaggCTCCGCAGCCAGCAGCAAGCCGCAAGCGCTCAGCCAAAGACGCCAGACTGGAATCTGCCGACCGATTCCGTTTGGCAAGAGAAAACGACAAAACGGACCGGTTTGCCTTTGAGTATTTCGGCGATACTCCTTTGGTCACAAGTCGTGATGTTTCAGGCGAATTTTTCCGCACCCTGAAGATCTCTAGCCGAATTCTTCCGTCAGCGGATGAACTAGAGTTCCATCAAGCGTTCCTTGACGTCGCCGAATCCCACTTGATG ACTGCCGCCAGGATGAACACGCTGACCCAACTGTACGATAGGCGAGTCAAAAGCGATAAAAAGTCTGGATTCGAGCTTGAAAAGGTGAAGGAATGCGCGGAACAAATCCGAGTTGCCAGCAAAGCTAAAGACGAAAGGATCAAGGAGCTTGAAGCTCTTCTTGCCGAAAAGGACGGTGTCATCACCGAATCCGAACTAAGGATTGGCAAACTGGATTCCCGAGCGCTTATTCTCGAACGGGAAAAATCCGAACTGCAGGGAGCATGCAACGAGTTGAACATCAAACTCGACTTTGAGGTTAAAAGACTTCGGCGGGATTGTTTGGAGAAGGTGGAGCGGACAGCGAAGAAGGCGCAGACCCGATTGAATAAG GAAACTGTACAATATCTGATCGAGAAGGGGGCCGTTATTCCGGAGGAGCAAATCGCTGAAATTGATACGAACAAGGCCAAAGCCGAGGAAACTATCCAAGCGATCGAAGTCCTCGAATTGAATGAAAACGACCTCGCCATGTCCCCTGACCAGCTGGGCTATGGACTTCTTCACCCCAGAACGTTGGCTCCAGACTCCGTCTACCATCCGTATGGCTCCAATGCCGAGAGCTTCCAAGCCGACTTGACCGGTGCTTTGGACGctaatctttaa